The Gammaproteobacteria bacterium genome includes a region encoding these proteins:
- the dapE gene encoding succinyl-diaminopimelate desuccinylase, with protein sequence MTETLELAKALINRPSVTPDDAGCQALIAARLRALGFNIEAMMFAEVENLWARRGTAQPLFVFAGHTDVVPTGPREAWTSDPFVPEVRDGNLYGRGAADMKGSIAAMVTATERFIARRPQHQGSIAFLLTSDEEGPAEDGTVKVIDKLRRRGEQIDWCLVGEPSSEKKVGDTAKNGRRGSLNGTLRVRGVQGHVAYPHLAKNPVHLALPALSELAAMTWDKGNAHFPPTGFQISNIHGGTGADNVIPGELEVQFNFRYSTEQSDDGLKQYVGDILRRHHLDYSIDWRLSGKPFLTSHGKLLEAAGQAVKQVRGITLELSTGGGTSDGRFIAPTGAEVLELGPLNATIHKIDEHIAVADLDALSTIYEKLLERLLAA encoded by the coding sequence ATGACTGAGACACTGGAACTGGCGAAGGCATTGATCAACCGGCCGTCGGTGACGCCCGACGACGCCGGCTGCCAGGCGCTGATCGCCGCGCGGTTGCGGGCACTGGGCTTCAACATCGAGGCCATGATGTTCGCCGAGGTGGAGAACCTGTGGGCGCGGCGCGGCACTGCGCAGCCGTTGTTCGTGTTTGCGGGGCACACCGACGTGGTTCCCACCGGGCCGCGCGAGGCCTGGACCTCCGATCCGTTCGTGCCAGAGGTGCGCGATGGCAATCTCTACGGGCGCGGCGCGGCCGACATGAAGGGCAGCATCGCGGCGATGGTCACCGCCACCGAGCGCTTCATCGCGCGGCGTCCGCAACATCAAGGCTCGATTGCATTCCTGCTGACGAGCGATGAAGAGGGGCCGGCGGAGGACGGCACGGTAAAGGTCATCGACAAACTGCGCCGGCGCGGCGAGCAGATCGACTGGTGTCTGGTCGGCGAACCGTCGTCGGAGAAGAAAGTCGGCGACACCGCCAAAAACGGCCGGCGCGGCTCGCTCAACGGCACGCTACGGGTGCGTGGTGTGCAGGGGCACGTCGCCTACCCGCATCTCGCCAAAAATCCCGTTCACCTGGCCCTGCCGGCGCTGTCGGAGCTGGCAGCGATGACCTGGGATAAGGGCAACGCGCATTTTCCGCCGACGGGTTTTCAGATCTCCAACATCCACGGCGGCACCGGCGCGGACAACGTCATCCCCGGCGAACTGGAGGTACAGTTCAACTTCCGCTACTCGACGGAACAGTCGGATGACGGTTTGAAACAATACGTCGGGGATATTCTGCGCCGCCATCATCTGGACTACAGCATCGACTGGCGCCTGTCCGGCAAGCCGTTCCTGACTTCACACGGCAAACTCCTCGAGGCAGCGGGGCAGGCGGTCAAGCAGGTGCGCGGCATCACCCTGGAACTATCGACCGGCGGCGGCACCTCCGATGGCCGCTTCATCGCCCCGACCGGCGCGGAGGTCCTCGAGCTCGGTCCACTCAACGCCACCATCCACAAGATCGACGAGCACATTGCCGTTGCCGATCTCGACGCGCTCTCCACCATCTACGAAAAACTGC